A single genomic interval of Arachis duranensis cultivar V14167 chromosome 7, aradu.V14167.gnm2.J7QH, whole genome shotgun sequence harbors:
- the LOC127740634 gene encoding uncharacterized protein LOC127740634 isoform X1, translated as MARNKEFIDLKATSSKNLLRQFEAKRQRIVSERKKYEMEAAVANDKEKAERRVDEPESQLEMRATKGLKKSTSKRLDFSHLQSTFDSISHRTNSTPTTLEVQPNIPPQQPENKKRKELLTMPTAEKVKNGVQGGKSTQGLKKSKPTNMEADELTRKLEAIRKMNKDVSTSLSQERSCPSSTQLTINKGQQQNIQLTDEETQTGQVDTTLPSPETTPQNESAMLEQEISTKGKRMPGVKATTIDEFLKENGIDVKIEGPSTELSEDGEESMALDKDYYQHVMEEIDDEEGEPKKKKTRGKTTCKEIYARTMEQREEVTFDLGQPVGPTDESVSNLTSFVGTIGRNKRFVSLLYTSWHAIPPKAKKFMWDYVNVRHLVIINFNFFIQHKSI; from the exons GAATAAGGAATTTATTGATCTTAAAGCTACATCAAGTAAGAATTTGCTTAGACAATTCGAGGCTAAGAGACAAAGGATTGTGTCTGAACGCAAGAAATATGAAATGGAAGCTGCAGTTGCTAATGACAAGGAGAAAGCTGAGCGAAGGGTGGATGAACCTGAAAGTCAATTGGAGATGCGTGCAACCAAAGGACTGAAGAAATCCACGTCAAAGAGGTTGGATTTTAGTCATCTGCAAAGCACATTCGACTCTATTAGTCATAGGACTAACTCCACGCCTACCACCTTGGAAGTACAGCCAAACATTCCACCGCAACagccagaaaataaaaagagaaaggaGCTATTGACTATGCCTACTGCTGAGAAAGTCAAGAATGGAGTGCAAGGTGGAAAATCAACACAAGGCTTGAAGAAGTCTAAGCCTACAAACATGGAGGCAGATGAACTTACAAGGAAGCTCGAAGCAATTCGTAAAATGAACAAGGATGTGTCAACAAGTCTAAGCCAAGAGCGGAGTTGTCCAAGTTCTACTCAACTCACAATCAACAAAGGGCAGCAGCAGAATATTCAACTCACAGATGAAGAAACTCAAACAGGGCAAGTTGACACAACTTTGCCTTCTCCTGAAACTACCCCACAAAATGAAAGTGCAATGTTGGAGCAAGAAATATCAACAAAGGGTAAGAGGATGCCAGGAGTAAAGGCTACAACAATTGACGAATTCTTAAAGGAAAATGGGATAGATGTGAaaattgaaggaccaagcactgAACTAAGTGAGGACGGGGAAGAAAGCATGGCACTTGATAAAGACTATTATCAACATGTGATGGAGGaaattgatgatgaagaag GAGagccaaagaagaagaaaacccgTGGAAAAACAACTTGCAAGGAGATTTATGCAAGGACTATGGAACAGCGAGAAGAAGTCACTTTTGATCTTGGACAGCCTGTAGGACCAACCGACGAAAGTGTTTCTAATTTAACTAGTTTTGTTGGCACTATTGGTAGAAATAAAAGATTTGTTAGTCTTTTGTACACTAGTTGGCATGCTATTCCTCCTAAAGCTAAGAAGTTCATGTGGGACTATGTTAACGTAAGACACTtggtaattattaatttcaatttttttattcagcACAAGAGCATATAA
- the LOC127740634 gene encoding uncharacterized protein LOC127740634 isoform X2 — MARNKEFIDLKATSSKNLLRQFEAKRQRIVSERKKYEMEAAVANDKEKAERRVDEPESQLEMRATKGLKKSTSKRLDFSHLQSTFDSISHRTNSTPTTLEVQPNIPPQQPENKKRKELLTMPTAEKVKNGVQGGKSTQGLKKSKPTNMEADELTRKLEAIRKMNKDVSTSLSQERSCPSSTQLTINKGQQQNIQLTDEETQTGQVDTTLPSPETTPQNESAMLEQEISTKGKRMPGVKATTIDEFLKENGIDVKIEGPSTELSEDGEESMALDKDYYQHVMEEIDDEEGELLCGISKSGSFN, encoded by the exons GAATAAGGAATTTATTGATCTTAAAGCTACATCAAGTAAGAATTTGCTTAGACAATTCGAGGCTAAGAGACAAAGGATTGTGTCTGAACGCAAGAAATATGAAATGGAAGCTGCAGTTGCTAATGACAAGGAGAAAGCTGAGCGAAGGGTGGATGAACCTGAAAGTCAATTGGAGATGCGTGCAACCAAAGGACTGAAGAAATCCACGTCAAAGAGGTTGGATTTTAGTCATCTGCAAAGCACATTCGACTCTATTAGTCATAGGACTAACTCCACGCCTACCACCTTGGAAGTACAGCCAAACATTCCACCGCAACagccagaaaataaaaagagaaaggaGCTATTGACTATGCCTACTGCTGAGAAAGTCAAGAATGGAGTGCAAGGTGGAAAATCAACACAAGGCTTGAAGAAGTCTAAGCCTACAAACATGGAGGCAGATGAACTTACAAGGAAGCTCGAAGCAATTCGTAAAATGAACAAGGATGTGTCAACAAGTCTAAGCCAAGAGCGGAGTTGTCCAAGTTCTACTCAACTCACAATCAACAAAGGGCAGCAGCAGAATATTCAACTCACAGATGAAGAAACTCAAACAGGGCAAGTTGACACAACTTTGCCTTCTCCTGAAACTACCCCACAAAATGAAAGTGCAATGTTGGAGCAAGAAATATCAACAAAGGGTAAGAGGATGCCAGGAGTAAAGGCTACAACAATTGACGAATTCTTAAAGGAAAATGGGATAGATGTGAaaattgaaggaccaagcactgAACTAAGTGAGGACGGGGAAGAAAGCATGGCACTTGATAAAGACTATTATCAACATGTGATGGAGGaaattgatgatgaagaag GTGAATTATTATGTGGAATTTCTAAATCTGGAAGCTTTAATTAG